ATAGTGTTTTATCTGgtaaattagatataaaatagggattagaaatattgaaattttgttttttagtatttgttgttatggcgGCACCAGCAATACTGatatattatgtgaaaatttcaattgtttaactatcacggttcatgagatacagcctggtgaccgacggacagacagacggacggacagcggagtcttagtgatagggtctcgttttaacctttgggtacggaaccctaaaaatgtcagAAGGATTCCTTTTGTTTACCTACTCTTACAAGGAATCTATTCAAATCGtgttaataaatacctactgtataccaatattattcaaaaaatttaaaactataataaCGTAAAATATTATGACAATGAAGTCGGTTAGAAACGTTTTTTCAAATCGTCCCATCGTATTACCTTTGCATAGAAATATCCTTCATTTGAAAAATTTGATCCCATGGCAGTGTATCACATTCGTAAAACTCTGGCGATGGGCTGATCCATAGGAAAGCAtgattttaatacaaaaataataattattttaatgatggataaaaatagaCTTTTCTAATCTGAgaagtaataaatatattttttatgctaTTTTGCAAGCAAGTTGTTGCATTAGCGCCTAATTACTGATAGTAGGTACGTTGTTTGCAACGTAGTATCTAAGTCGGTAAACTGAATCGCTGAACAAATTGAAGCCATGCCTCGAAGGTACGCCGTTCGATCACAGTTATCACTGAGTGTCAAAACGATTATTTTAAACTTGAGCTTGTATAAGTATCTATAACCGATTGCGGAGTCTACATCTTAGGTCTCATTCGTTAGTAGATACTAGAAgcctttagcgtttaaactatcgtgagtcatttacattataaatgtagaagaaaccggctttactcacgaaCCAATCTGTTGTCCGTTTTTCACAGGAACTCGGTTCGcgaacgcgtcgcggttgagactggaCTCCTGGTtgaaaggaccccggatgggttcgaaactggTCAGGCTAAcgtacgtgagtaaagccggtttcttgTACATTTATACTAGAAGCCTGTCAAAACGGTTTTGAATAATTAGCAATCCCTGGCTAAAATGAAGATGTCGGCTCACCTTGAAAGTCTGCTGGCATCTTCTTCTACTTGCGATGGTTGACCTCTTATAATGGCAGGAACCAGACTAAACCCTGGTGGAGGCTGGTATTCCTCTGGTGGTTTCTTGATATCTTTAACCCGAATTCCTGGTTTGTTGCGCCGTAAGTTTTTGTGCACTTCTTGGTTTTTCATGTGGAcctgaaaattataaatgaaaattataGACATGAGTTAcgcataattttaatttttaagatagGAATTTTATAAGAAACTCAAAAACAGAAAATTTGACAAAAGATACATCCATTTCAACCCATTTCCATATGCATGATTCAGAAAGGATCCGTTATGTCTTATTTGTTTATGGATTGCAGTCTGCATTAAATGATTTTGGAGATCCAAAATATTACAAACATCTAGTTACAGGAGTACTgcctgactgacatatcaacgtgcAACTCAAATTACTAAATTTAGAATCTAGATATTACGCtattagttttctttaaaactCAACTAAAGACATTCTCAAAAATTCTACACATCCCGCTGCTGGGACGGGACAGCTATTAATAGGATTCTCAGTACCTGGTCAGCAAACGTCTGCAGCTGAGCTGCTCGTTCTTGCACGGAGTGTTGCTGCATTAGCTGTTGTTGAGATGGCGGTGCGGGCGGAGAGTGTTGCGGAGGCGGAGGTGCTGCACGATTCTTCAGTTTACGCCGTGCTGTAATACCGCAAAAGAATATCATTACCAGAAATTTTTGGGACGTTAGCCATATAACATTTGCATGATCATAGTTTTTTACGAGCTTTAGTAAAGAGGAGCCATCGTCCTTATTCGTCGTTTACTGTTtttcataattatatttatataggtacgtacAACCCTGGGAACGGGTCGCCATTTTTTGAAGCATGTTCGAAGATGTGAAAAGGTGCGTAAAAACCGCGCCAATATTGATGTAGTCTGTGTCGCTATGCGTAGATATGTGTCACGCACACAAGGTATTGTTTTATACACACAGATTGCGTAGTAAAAGATAAAATGATTTTCagaagttttaattaaaatactcACGACTCTGGTTTGTTGGAGCCGCTTTTTCAGAATTCTCATTTTCTTTGTTGCTCGAATTTGTACATACACTATCATTATCGTCCGTATTCATTCGTCTGAGTACTTTAGCCATTAtaacattgtttttatttggAACAcctgtaattaaaaatattcaaatatttacGACACTTcataaattaaaactttattgCCATGCTAAAGAGAAAGCCGTTGTAATATATTAACCAACAAAGGCTggaaataacaataatataggCACCAACATTCTTACCACGTTGAAGTGCttgatgatgattgaaaaaattatctaaaaaacaatatttttacagtACCTGCTCTTTGTTGCTTCCTTTGGTTTTCTTGTTCAATCTGACTCTTCTTGAATTCTCTCGCCAATTGCTTTTGTCGTTCCTGAAGTCTCTTCCTTGTCAGCCAGCCTCGTACATGTCGTTGTAAGGTTAGGACCGATATTGCCATCTGTGCTTTTAATCTAAGGAAATTTTTCCGTGCCAGCCAGGCCCGTGCACACGCTTGCactaatataatttttcttaTCTGCGAAAATTTGCAATCAAATATAATAACGAGATCTACATGAAATATGCGAATATCTAATAGTGCGAAATTGTTAAATACTTTTAATGTCTTAGCTACTGAAAATATTATCATCTTCAAAATCGAAAAGTATGATGCAAACTAAAGGAACTTCTTCAAAgaatttattcatttaaaaatattgaagaCCTCAGCTCATTATGTCATTACAGCTTTTACCTGTTCTTCGTATATTCTTGCAAGTACTTCCACATGGTAATACTTCAAAAATACTTTAGATTTGCCAAGTGCCCATCCGTCCATTTTCAGTCGCAGTAGCAGAAGTCGACAGGAGTCACGATTAGGCTTCACTTCTTCCTCGTAACTGAATGCTAAGAAACCGTatctaataagaaaacaatgAAATGTTAGTCAAGGTTAACATAACTtacaaagtataaaaatattatattcaaccTTCAcacctttttaaaaattcatcatACGCAAGTCGATGAGAAAATCCATTTTGCCTTATCCGTATTGTTTCCAATACTCCGGTATATCTTAACTGTTTCAGTATTTTCGTTGAATCAAAATGTTTCGGTGATCGAGAGTCATTCGGTTTTAGACATCTTACAAATTGTGGCGTTCCACTGACCATCTTTTGAAGCAATTCCATTAAAGAATAACGGAAATATGTGGATACAGTTTGTTGTGCTCGTGACTGAGATGCAAGACCGCGACTGTTAAATCGATcctgtaggtataataaaataaattgaaatgttaGAACCGTTTGCAGCAGATAACTTATAGATATTACGAAAAAACTTTACCCGAATATCGTTAGACACTGGACTTTCTAATGTTCTAGAATCAATGTCTCCATTTAAAGCTGAGAATAAATTGCCGGTCTTCGTAATAGGGCATTggaataaaaatctgattgtaTCGTATTGACTCTGTCTCATAAGCTGGATTACTTCTGGAGGTAAGAAGTTGCGATTCTTTTCTAAGAAACCATCGGCTTGATAAACCACCCGACCAGCAAAATGATGAATGGCAAAACATACTGCATCTGACTTAGGACGCACATAATATTTGCTCTTAATATTTCGGTGAAATTTTTCTGCAATGGAAacaacaatgtacctacattagtaacaagattttttaattttaatatcagtTGAGTGTTGCgaataaaattgtttatttcttACCAATGAGACTTCTATCTGAAGAACGTGGGAACCGACTTTCCTCATCAAGCAGTGCCAATAAACCCATAGGCCTAGATAAAAGCATGTCTAAAACCGGTCTGTTGTCTGAAAATTCTACAAGATCAACTGGTACGCCTTCAGCCATATATTCTTGTTGTTCCCATGTGAAAATATGTTGATTAAAGTAGTATTGAATTTGTTCATTTGCGATGTTTATACAAAGTTGTTCAAATGAATTTCTCGCAAAGTTTTCGAAGCCAAAGATATCAAGAATTCCAATCGATAACTGGTCACTGCAAAAacaataaacataaaatataatatcatagtCAGTTTGATTATCATTTATTTGTGTATAGTTTCAATTCATTTGAAAGAAACAAACCTCTGGGGTCTATTTTGGCTCAAGAGTGCATTAATTCTCTCCACAATTCTATCAAAAGCTCTAGCGTATATCCCTCTTGCAGTAGCATCTCTTGCTACGGCAGCTTCTGCGGGTGAAGTGTAGCGTGCGATTGTTTCACCCTTAGTTACAACACTACTACTTGTTAGGCATTCTCGAAGATCACTTGTCTCGACTCCTAATAAACACGATGCTgcgaaacaaaatattaatttgtattttgaattatattatattgatttcAGTTCAATCGAATTCCATtaaaaataaactctatttaTTGTCTGTTATTTGTTTGTGTatagtttaataatatatatttacctCTATGTAATGGTGCTGTATCAATTATAGTAGCTCTGTTATCAGCATTATATTCACCGGCAGTTTCGGCAAACTCTATATCTCCAAGATGTAAAATAGCCGCTAGCATTCTGTATATAATCTGTACCTCATCTTCATGAAATCCCACTACCTaaaattagtattccatatttgaattttgaccttgtaattatgaattaaaaaatttaaaatatatattttcgcAGATTTACCTTAAATGCTTGATTCAGTTGGCGCCATCGGTGCACATTATGTTCACGATGAGCTACTGAAAGGGGCTGTAGATACCGATGCCTAGACTTTAATTGTTCATCAAGATAAAATTTTCTCCAACGACCTTCACTTTCTAGGCCATCATAAAGATAATAGAAGACATGAAAATTACTCTCACccctataaaaaattaaaaattaacagcaaaaatgtttttgttatcttcatttaattatttatcattcaAGTACTACTTACAATGCCTGATGAACTACTCGTGATTGTTCTAGAAGATAAACCGATATTCGAGCTCCTGAAATTTTTCCCACTCTCATTATAGACAAATCCAAATACTTTCCAAAACGAGAACTATTAGCATTTATTCCTGTACGTGCATTTCCAAAAGCTTCCATTATTGGATTTACTTGTAGTATTTTGTCTTCTAAATTTCCATACTGTGTCTGAACAGAATAGTAAATTTTAATCTTGCAttgtttttaattgataaatttatttaaataaaattctgtataCGCACTTTCGATAAATATGCTAGTTGTTTCAAAAGAAGGTTAGCAGATTCAGTTTTTCCGGCTCCACTTTCACCTGATATAACGATAGCTTGATTTTGTTTTTGGTGTAACAACGCTTGATGGGCTGCATCAGCCACTGCATAGATGTGAGGAGGATTATCTGACCGACAACGGCCTTGGTATAGTTGTTGAGTCTATCAAGAAAATAAGagattttttatattacaagataaaatatatataaaataatacttttgataTTCATTTTACATAAAGTAAATATCCATTATCATATTAAAAACgtgaaagtgtttctgtctgtctatgtgtatatgtttttttacctttttaaagCTCAATCGCTGAACCAATTTGACAGAATTTGGCACAAAGATTTATTGAGAGTTATATGTACAATTGAGAGTTATGCACAATAGATTATGTACAGTTTAAATCCTGGAGAAGGACAAAGGATCCTTTTAATCccataaaattaaagagttcccttgaGATTTACAAAAATCCATGCCGTCATCTAGTTTATCAtaatttactattattatttattttaccttaGTTGTGTATATTCCTATATCTGTAAAAGGGTTGACTGCAACTAGTATATCtccaatgtaggtatatatttgatTTTGAGTGTATCGTTTTTGTAATTGGTCTACAATGGCATCTTCTGTTAACGTTTCGAGAGTAGCTAAATCATCTGTATACATTTTTTCTGGCTTTGCTTTTCGATGAGATTTTAATTTCCCTCTTTTTGTGGTAGCTTCTAGTGCACGAGAAGTTCGCCCATCTGCTCTTTGTCTCTTTATTTCTGCGTGAAGTTCTTTCCGAATctgtaatattaataaaattacataaatatacACGTACATTACACAAATCTAAGATTTTATATGATGATATATACAATAACCCTAATGGTTATATAAAGTTTACTTTTTGTTCAGGTCTACAAAAATATTGcttacaattattaataattatggcAAAAAAATGTAATAGAAGTATGGCAAATAATAATTTCCGCAGATCAGTCATTATTTTCGcagctatttattatttaatgctAAACCATTTAAACACAGACCAGTGGTCGTAGCTCATTTTTTTTCTGCTTGGTTTAATAGTACCTGTTTTTGATAATTACCTTATCTTCAAAATTATTCACAGCTAGTAGTAATGGATGTTCTAAAAGTTCCCGCGCAAATGGCCTTTGATTCATATCTTTGACCAAACATTCCGAGataaaatctgttaattgtGAAGAAAAAACTTCTGGATGAGACAAAGTTGGCGGTGGATTACGAGGAATTTGAAACAGGGCTCGCATTGGATGTAAGCCAGATAACGGTGGCTCTCCTTCTGCTAATTCAATGGCTGTGATACCAACTGACCACACATCACATCTACAATCATAAGATTGATCTAATTGTTGCTCGCACGCTATTACCTGAAAGAAATTATCTACGTTTATACTTGTTCTAATAGTCTCAAGAGCTTTTTACAagtagtttattatattatgcgtCTTTACCTCTGGCGCCATCCAATAAGGAGTACCCACAGACGTATTTCTCCTAGCAACTGTTGCAGCTAAATGCGATGAGACGCCAAAATCTACAAGTTTTACTTCAGCGTGTTcagtcaataaaatattatgtccttTTACATCTCGGTGCATACATCGATGCGCATGAAGATGTGTCAGAGCTCGCACTGTACCACGGAGAACATATGCAAGCTGAGGCTCTGTTAATCTACTTCCACGAGCTCGCATTCCTGCACTTAAATCAGTCACTGAGCCGCCTGTGCAAAGCTGAAAGGTAAATGAGCTGTATTGCATTAGAAGGTCAGTGAGATAACAATCGACATGACTAGTTATGTTACAATACTTGCCTCCATAACAAACCATATTTGATCATCTTCTGACGATATTCCTCGTTTTAAGAATAGTCCGAAGAATTCAGGGATATTCGGATGGCTGGATAAATCTCTGAATACGAGAAATTCTTCTTCTATTTCTTCAATATTTTCAGCAATGTTTTCTAAAAtctgttaacaaataaactaaattaccattattattaataaatcatATAAACTAGGTAGACTAAGATGTCTGTCCTATAAAAGtagtggccgccattttttgatttaggtactagctgatgtccgtgactttttgattttccaggataaaaattagcctatgcccATCTCCGAGTAGCAAGAAATCTCTGtcccaaatttcatcataatcatttGAATCAATAAAAATGTACTTAACAAGAATTTCTacctactttcgcatttataataataaattataatccatactaatattataaatgcgaaagtgtgtctgtctgtctgtctgtctgctagcttttcacggcttaaccgttcaaccgattttgacgaaatttggtacacgggtagcttgcaacccggggaaggacataggctttttatcccggaaaatttaagagttcccacaggatttttaaaaacctaaatccacgcgtacgaagtcgcgggcatcagctagtatgcaaTAACTTACAAGCGATATGACATGatgctgttttttttaaataatttggtcGGGAGTCGTGACTGTAATGCTTATTCCGACATAAATTATCATAAACATTACGACTTCCATCTACTGCTATGAACATTGCCATAAAAGGCTGCATTCATGATGGTGCAAATATTACTGTGGCCTTGACATCAATGTAAACTTTTGATATAATATCTACGCAATCCTATTACAAGCTAAATGCTAACAATAcctttcataaaatatttctcTTTGTTGTAGTGACTCAACTGTAACCTTTATGTTCGCAAAATACTACTATGCCTATTCACACATCTACTCATGTGTTCATACTacctaatctaaatctatatatataaaaggaaaaggtgactgactgactgactgatctatcaacgcaaagctcaaactatagtagacggatcgggttgtaatttggcatacagatagctattatgacgtagacatccgctaagaaaggacttttgtgaattcaacccctgggggtaaaatagggggttgaaatttgtgtagtccacgaggacgaagtcgcgggaacaagctagtaataataattataaatgcaaaaacattatcttttatttcatgtaggacaactagtGTCTCTTACGTCTGTGTCGCTACCGCccggttcggaaagcaaatTCTACTGAGAAAGCTTGCAAGAAACTCAGTAGTTGCTCTATGCGAAAGTATGTGCGGTTTCACTTTTCCTTTTCGCAGCCTATTCGTTTagctgattttgacgaaagattcAGAGATactagcttgcattctggagaaGGATATagccggaaaataaaagagttttgtaaaacctaaatccagcgaATCATCTACCTAGTAGTAGTTAAATAAGTTAGAAGAtagaaattgtaatgtatttcactaagataACACCGTTTGTTTACCAATTCATGTAACGTCTTCacttgaaatttaaatttaaatgcatttttattgcacttattgatcgaataatttttttgtgaattttttgcttatttattatcactttaggatcaaattaatatacttttcaaaaattgtaaaataccaTATTATTGCAGTTCGATTACCTTAACAGCAACTCGTCTCCCAGTCTTTTTGTCCTTAGCACAATACACTTCGCCATAGGTGCCTTCACCTATCAGCTCCTGTAACGTGAACCGGTCCTGTGGGTCGGCCGCGCGGTCCAACTCCACATGTTGGGAAAGCCCCCGGTATGCCATGTCACTGCGCATTGTTCTACAAGTCACATTGATTACAtctaaaagaaaagaaaaaatctttattgcaaACCACAAAgtaaacacaaacaaaaaacatacaaggatctaatagctgtagcatgcaaatgAAATTCTGTTTTATCAATTACTTTCATGTCTGTGTGTTATACCtatctatccgcggaaagaagttagtatagcgctctctctgttacgtaatcccatacatatgatagagacaaaactctcagtgggcgctaaccattttgagtcaaccaccaatcacaaatgaaactatgttttctaacaGAAAAAACGCTATAGGTACCAATTTCTTTCCTCGGATTGAGTATAGGGACAGAGTCGCGCTTGACTTAACTAATAGACGTTATTGACGGACGGTATATACCAATCAAATGTTTACACTGAATccaatataattaaaattacttgGAGTTTTATgttgttataaaaaataaaaatcatactataatattataaatgcgaaagtgtgtctgtctgtctgtctgctagcctttcacggaccatctgttcaacagattttgaaaaaatttgatacaaagatagcttgtataccggggaaggctactttttattccggaaaatcaaagagttcccacgtggtGTAAGAAAACCTAACGGACCAAATCcggggcatcatctacttaacAATAATATCACTCTTCCCAGGTCATAGtcatcatcttgatcaacccatcaccagcccactactgagcactgatCTCTTCTCCGATTGACAAGAGTTAAGGACATTGT
This genomic stretch from Maniola hyperantus chromosome 2, iAphHyp1.2, whole genome shotgun sequence harbors:
- the LOC117988427 gene encoding myosin-IIIb-like isoform X4, which codes for MRSDMAYRGLSQHVELDRAADPQDRFTLQELIGEGTYGEVYCAKDKKTGRRVAVKILENIAENIEEIEEEFLVFRDLSSHPNIPEFFGLFLKRGISSEDDQIWFVMELCTGGSVTDLSAGMRARGSRLTEPQLAYVLRGTVRALTHLHAHRCMHRDVKGHNILLTEHAEVKLVDFGVSSHLAATVARRNTSVGTPYWMAPEVIACEQQLDQSYDCRCDVWSVGITAIELAEGEPPLSGLHPMRALFQIPRNPPPTLSHPEVFSSQLTDFISECLVKDMNQRPFARELLEHPLLLAVNNFEDKIRKELHAEIKRQRADGRTSRALEATTKRGKLKSHRKAKPEKMYTDDLATLETLTEDAIVDQLQKRYTQNQIYTYIGDILVAVNPFTDIGIYTTKTQQLYQGRCRSDNPPHIYAVADAAHQALLHQKQNQAIVISGESGAGKTESANLLLKQLAYLSKTQYGNLEDKILQVNPIMEAFGNARTGINANSSRFGKYLDLSIMRVGKISGARISVYLLEQSRVVHQALGESNFHVFYYLYDGLESEGRWRKFYLDEQLKSRHRYLQPLSVAHREHNVHRWRQLNQAFKVVGFHEDEVQIIYRMLAAILHLGDIEFAETAGEYNADNRATIIDTAPLHRASCLLGVETSDLRECLTSSSVVTKGETIARYTSPAEAAVARDATARGIYARAFDRIVERINALLSQNRPQSDQLSIGILDIFGFENFARNSFEQLCINIANEQIQYYFNQHIFTWEQQEYMAEGVPVDLVEFSDNRPVLDMLLSRPMGLLALLDEESRFPRSSDRSLIEKFHRNIKSKYYVRPKSDAVCFAIHHFAGRVVYQADGFLEKNRNFLPPEVIQLMRQSQYDTIRFLFQCPITKTGNLFSALNGDIDSRTLESPVSNDIRDRFNSRGLASQSRAQQTVSTYFRYSLMELLQKMVSGTPQFVRCLKPNDSRSPKHFDSTKILKQLRYTGVLETIRIRQNGFSHRLAYDEFLKRYGFLAFSYEEEVKPNRDSCRLLLLRLKMDGWALGKSKVFLKYYHVEVLARIYEEQIRKIILVQACARAWLARKNFLRLKAQMAISVLTLQRHVRGWLTRKRLQERQKQLAREFKKSQIEQENQRKQQRAGVPNKNNVIMAKVLRRMNTDDNDSVCTNSSNKENENSEKAAPTNQSPRRKLKNRAAPPPPQHSPPAPPSQQQLMQQHSVQERAAQLQTFADQVHMKNQEVHKNLRRNKPGIRVKDIKKPPEEYQPPPGFSLVPAIIRGQPSQVEEDASRLSRHQQNPHDKGYNDEKPLQSNQNWQNLPCSRQCGGLVSGQQKQGNKIIQLVKQTHKNDPPPRPVYSPAYDPESDLRKILRNSPEMLATPVFSSDDDYTDGPFRFKQLLRPTLGPTESLRKRKVRNSSHQSPWMSDSSQDSNSSKVLYNKRRPQISMGVYYN
- the LOC117988427 gene encoding myosin-IIIb-like isoform X3, with product MRSDMAYRGLSQHVELDRAADPQDRFTLQELIGEGTYGEVYCAKDKKTGRRVAVKILENIAENIEEIEEEFLVFRDLSSHPNIPEFFGLFLKRGISSEDDQIWFVMELCTGGSVTDLSAGMRARGSRLTEPQLAYVLRGTVRALTHLHAHRCMHRDVKGHNILLTEHAEVKLVDFGVSSHLAATVARRNTSVGTPYWMAPEVIACEQQLDQSYDCRCDVWSVGITAIELAEGEPPLSGLHPMRALFQIPRNPPPTLSHPEVFSSQLTDFISECLVKDMNQRPFARELLEHPLLLAVNNFEDKIRKELHAEIKRQRADGRTSRALEATTKRGKLKSHRKAKPEKMYTDDLATLETLTEDAIVDQLQKRYTQNQIYTYIGDILVAVNPFTDIGIYTTKTQQLYQGRCRSDNPPHIYAVADAAHQALLHQKQNQAIVISGESGAGKTESANLLLKQLAYLSKTQYGNLEDKILQVNPIMEAFGNARTGINANSSRFGKYLDLSIMRVGKISGARISVYLLEQSRVVHQALGESNFHVFYYLYDGLESEGRWRKFYLDEQLKSRHRYLQPLSVAHREHNVHRWRQLNQAFKVVGFHEDEVQIIYRMLAAILHLGDIEFAETAGEYNADNRATIIDTAPLHRASCLLGVETSDLRECLTSSSVVTKGETIARYTSPAEAAVARDATARGIYARAFDRIVERINALLSQNRPQSDQLSIGILDIFGFENFARNSFEQLCINIANEQIQYYFNQHIFTWEQQEYMAEGVPVDLVEFSDNRPVLDMLLSRPMGLLALLDEESRFPRSSDRSLIEKFHRNIKSKYYVRPKSDAVCFAIHHFAGRVVYQADGFLEKNRNFLPPEVIQLMRQSQYDTIRFLFQCPITKTGNLFSALNGDIDSRTLESPVSNDIRDRFNSRGLASQSRAQQTVSTYFRYSLMELLQKMVSGTPQFVRCLKPNDSRSPKHFDSTKILKQLRYTGVLETIRIRQNGFSHRLAYDEFLKRYGFLAFSYEEEVKPNRDSCRLLLLRLKMDGWALGKSKVFLKYYHVEVLARIYEEQIRKIILVQACARAWLARKNFLRLKAQMAISVLTLQRHVRGWLTRKRLQERQKQLAREFKKSQIEQENQRKQQRAGVPNKNNVIMAKVLRRMNTDDNDSVCTNSSNKENENSEKAAPTNQSPRRKLKNRAAPPPPQHSPPAPPSQQQLMQQHSVQERAAQLQTFADQVHMKNQEVHKNLRRNKPGIRVKDIKKPPEEYQPPPGFSLVPAIIRGQPSQVEEDASRLSSPSPEFYECDTLPWDQIFQMKDISMQRHQQNPHDKGYNDEKPLQSNQNWQNLPCSRQCGGLVSNKIIQLVKQTHKNDPPPRPVYSPAYDPESDLRKILRNSPEMLATPVFSSDDDYTDGPFRFKQLLRPTLGPTESLRKRKVRNSSHQSPWMSDSSQDSNSSKVLYNKRRPQISMGVYYN
- the LOC117988427 gene encoding myosin-IIIb-like isoform X5 → MRSDMAYRGLSQHVELDRAADPQDRFTLQELIGEGTYGEVYCAKDKKTGRRVAVKILENIAENIEEIEEEFLVFRDLSSHPNIPEFFGLFLKRGISSEDDQIWFVMELCTGGSVTDLSAGMRARGSRLTEPQLAYVLRGTVRALTHLHAHRCMHRDVKGHNILLTEHAEVKLVDFGVSSHLAATVARRNTSVGTPYWMAPEVIACEQQLDQSYDCRCDVWSVGITAIELAEGEPPLSGLHPMRALFQIPRNPPPTLSHPEVFSSQLTDFISECLVKDMNQRPFARELLEHPLLLAVNNFEDKIRKELHAEIKRQRADGRTSRALEATTKRGKLKSHRKAKPEKMYTDDLATLETLTEDAIVDQLQKRYTQNQIYTYIGDILVAVNPFTDIGIYTTKTQQLYQGRCRSDNPPHIYAVADAAHQALLHQKQNQAIVISGESGAGKTESANLLLKQLAYLSKTQYGNLEDKILQVNPIMEAFGNARTGINANSSRFGKYLDLSIMRVGKISGARISVYLLEQSRVVHQALGESNFHVFYYLYDGLESEGRWRKFYLDEQLKSRHRYLQPLSVAHREHNVHRWRQLNQAFKVVGFHEDEVQIIYRMLAAILHLGDIEFAETAGEYNADNRATIIDTAPLHRASCLLGVETSDLRECLTSSSVVTKGETIARYTSPAEAAVARDATARGIYARAFDRIVERINALLSQNRPQSDQLSIGILDIFGFENFARNSFEQLCINIANEQIQYYFNQHIFTWEQQEYMAEGVPVDLVEFSDNRPVLDMLLSRPMGLLALLDEESRFPRSSDRSLIEKFHRNIKSKYYVRPKSDAVCFAIHHFAGRVVYQADGFLEKNRNFLPPEVIQLMRQSQYDTIRFLFQCPITKTGNLFSALNGDIDSRTLESPVSNDIRDRFNSRGLASQSRAQQTVSTYFRYSLMELLQKMVSGTPQFVRCLKPNDSRSPKHFDSTKILKQLRYTGVLETIRIRQNGFSHRLAYDEFLKRYGFLAFSYEEEVKPNRDSCRLLLLRLKMDGWALGKSKVFLKYYHVEVLARIYEEQIRKIILVQACARAWLARKNFLRLKAQMAISVLTLQRHVRGWLTRKRLQERQKQLAREFKKSQIEQENQRKQQRAGVPNKNNVIMAKVLRRMNTDDNDSVCTNSSNKENENSEKAAPTNQSPRRKLKNRAAPPPPQHSPPAPPSQQQLMQQHSVQERAAQLQTFADQVHMKNQEVHKNLRRNKPGIRVKDIKKPPEEYQPPPGFSLVPAIIRGQPSQVEEDASRLSRHQQNPHDKGYNDEKPLQSNQNWQNLPCSRQCGGLVSNKIIQLVKQTHKNDPPPRPVYSPAYDPESDLRKILRNSPEMLATPVFSSDDDYTDGPFRFKQLLRPTLGPTESLRKRKVRNSSHQSPWMSDSSQDSNSSKVLYNKRRPQISMGVYYN